A region of Lagenorhynchus albirostris chromosome 20, mLagAlb1.1, whole genome shotgun sequence DNA encodes the following proteins:
- the RAD51C gene encoding DNA repair protein RAD51 homolog 3 isoform X2: MQRDLVSLPLSPAVRVKLVSAGFQTAEELLEVKPSELSKEVGISKEEALETLQIIRRECLTNKTSYSGTAESGKKCTALELLEQEHTQSFIITFCSALDNILGGGIPLTKTTEICGAPGVGKTQLCMQLAVDVQIPECFGGVEGEAVFIDTEGSFMVDRVVDLANACIQHLQLIAGTHMGEEHPKALQDFTLENILSHIYYFRCRDYTELLAQVYLLPDFLSEHSKVRLVIVDGIAFPFRHDLDDLSLRTRLLNGLAQQMISLANNHRLAVILTNQMTTKIDKNQALLVPALGESWGHAATIRLIFHWDQKRRHSETEMNRWIENKDK, encoded by the exons ATGCAGCGGGATTTAGTGAGTTTGCCCCTATCCCCAGCGGTGAGGGTGAAGCTGGTGTCTGCAGGTTTCCAGACTGCTGAGGAACTCCTAGAGGTGAAACCCTCCGAGCTCAGCAAAG AAGTTGGGATATCTAAAGAGGAAGCCTTAGAAACTCTGCAAATTATAAGAAGAGAATGTCTCACAAATAAAACAAGTTATTCTGGTACAGCTGAGTCAGGCAAGAAGTGCACAGCACTGGAACTTCTTGAGCAGGAGCATACCCAGAGTTTCATAATTACCTTCTGTTCAGCACTAGATAATATTCTTGGGGGTGGCATACCCTTaaccaaaacaacagaaatttgtggTGCGCCAGGTGTTGGAAAAACACaattatg TATGCAGTTGGCAGTAGATGTGCAGATACCAGAATGTTTTGGAGGAGTGGAAGGTGAAGCAGTTTTTATTGATACAGAGGGGAGTTTTATGGTTGATAGAGTGGTAGACCTTGCTAATGCCTGCATTCAGCACCTGCAGCTTATAGCAGGAACACATATGGGAGAAG agCACCCAAAAGCTTTGCAGGATTTCACtcttgaaaatattctttcccatatttattattttcgtTGTCGTGACTACACAGAGCTACTGGCACAAGTTTATCTGCTTCCAGACTTCCTTTCAGAACACTCAAAG GTTCGATTAGTGATAGTGGATGGTATTGCTTTTCCTTTTCGTCATGACCTAGATGACCTATCTCTTCGTACTCGGTTACTAAATGGCCTAGCGCAGCAAATGATCAGCCTTGCAAATAACCACAGATTAGCT gtaatTTTAACCAATCAGATGACAACAAAGATTGATAAAAATCAGGCCTTGCTGGTTCCTGCACTGG GGGAAAGTTGGGGGCATGCTGCTACAATACGACTAATCTTTCATTGGGACCAGAAGCGAAG
- the RAD51C gene encoding DNA repair protein RAD51 homolog 3 isoform X4 → MQRDLVSLPLSPAVRVKLVSAGFQTAEELLEVKPSELSKEVGISKEEALETLQIIRRECLTNKTSYSGTAESGKKCTALELLEQEHTQSFIITFCSALDNILGGGIPLTKTTEICGAPGVGKTQLCMQLAVDVQIPECFGGVEGEAVFIDTEGSFMVDRVVDLANACIQHLQLIAGTHMGEEHPKALQDFTLENILSHIYYFRCRDYTELLAQVYLLPDFLSEHSKVRLVIVDGIAFPFRHDLDDLSLRTRLLNGLAQQMISLANNHRLAVILTNQMTTKIDKNQALLVPALGESWGHAATIRLIFHWDQKRRQLKAVESFILYF, encoded by the exons ATGCAGCGGGATTTAGTGAGTTTGCCCCTATCCCCAGCGGTGAGGGTGAAGCTGGTGTCTGCAGGTTTCCAGACTGCTGAGGAACTCCTAGAGGTGAAACCCTCCGAGCTCAGCAAAG AAGTTGGGATATCTAAAGAGGAAGCCTTAGAAACTCTGCAAATTATAAGAAGAGAATGTCTCACAAATAAAACAAGTTATTCTGGTACAGCTGAGTCAGGCAAGAAGTGCACAGCACTGGAACTTCTTGAGCAGGAGCATACCCAGAGTTTCATAATTACCTTCTGTTCAGCACTAGATAATATTCTTGGGGGTGGCATACCCTTaaccaaaacaacagaaatttgtggTGCGCCAGGTGTTGGAAAAACACaattatg TATGCAGTTGGCAGTAGATGTGCAGATACCAGAATGTTTTGGAGGAGTGGAAGGTGAAGCAGTTTTTATTGATACAGAGGGGAGTTTTATGGTTGATAGAGTGGTAGACCTTGCTAATGCCTGCATTCAGCACCTGCAGCTTATAGCAGGAACACATATGGGAGAAG agCACCCAAAAGCTTTGCAGGATTTCACtcttgaaaatattctttcccatatttattattttcgtTGTCGTGACTACACAGAGCTACTGGCACAAGTTTATCTGCTTCCAGACTTCCTTTCAGAACACTCAAAG GTTCGATTAGTGATAGTGGATGGTATTGCTTTTCCTTTTCGTCATGACCTAGATGACCTATCTCTTCGTACTCGGTTACTAAATGGCCTAGCGCAGCAAATGATCAGCCTTGCAAATAACCACAGATTAGCT gtaatTTTAACCAATCAGATGACAACAAAGATTGATAAAAATCAGGCCTTGCTGGTTCCTGCACTGG GGGAAAGTTGGGGGCATGCTGCTACAATACGACTAATCTTTCATTGGGACCAGAAGCGAAG gcaatTGAAAGCCGTGGAGTCTTTTATTCTATACTTCTAG